The following DNA comes from Frankia casuarinae.
AGCCATGGGTATTCGTAGGTACAAGCCGACGACGCCGGGGCGTCGTGGTGCGAGCGTGGCCGACTTCGTCGAGATCACTCGTGACCACCCGGAGAAGTCGCTGGTCCGCCCGCTGCACTCCAAGGGCGGGCGCAACGTCCACGGCCGGATCACCACCCGGCACCAGGGCGGCGGGCACAAGCGGGCGTACCGGGTCATCGACTTCCGGCGGGACAAGGACGGGGTGCCGGCCAAGGTCGCGCACATCGAGTACGACCCCAACCGCACCGCCCGGATCGCGCTGCTGCACTACCTCGACGGCGAGAAGCGCTACATCCTCGCGCCGGTCAAGCTCAGGCAGGGCGACACGGTCAGTTCCGGCGTGGGCGCCGACATCAAGCCCGGCAACGCGCTGCCGCTGCGCAACATCCCGACCGGCACGGTGGTGCACGCCATCGAGCTGCGTCCCGGCGGTGGTGCGAAGATCGCCCGTAGCGCCGGCACGAGTGTGCAGCTCGTCGCGAAGGACGGCCCCTACGCTCAGCTGCGGATGCCCTCCGGTGAGATCCGCAACGTGGATGTGCGCTGCCGCGCGACGGTCGGCGAGGTCGGCAACGCGGAGCAGAGCAACATCAACTGGGGTAAGGCCGGCCGGATGCGCTGGAAGGGTCGCAGACCCACCGTGCGCGGTGTCGCGATGAACCCGGTCGACCACCCGCACGGTGGTGGTGAGGGTAAGACCTCCGGCGGTCGTCACCCCGTCAATCCCAAGGGCCGTCCGGAGGGGCGGACCCGGGCGACCCGCAAGTCGTCCGACGCGCTCATTGTGCGTCGTCGCAAGCAGAACAGGCGGCGGTAATGGTGATCTCCAGGCCCCGGGCCGCGTCGGCCACCAGCGCGCCGCCGACCAGCCGTACCCATCGGATCTGAGCAGGAAGGAGGAGACACAGCCATGCCACGCAGTCTGAAAAAGGGCCCGTTCGTCGACGACCACCTGCTCAAGAAGGTGGATCTGCAGAACTCCAAGGGCACCAAGCACGTCATCAAGACCTGGTCGCGCCGGTCGACCGTGATCCCCGACATGCTGGGGCACACGATCGCCGTGCACGACGGCCGCAAGCACG
Coding sequences within:
- the rplB gene encoding 50S ribosomal protein L2; translation: MGIRRYKPTTPGRRGASVADFVEITRDHPEKSLVRPLHSKGGRNVHGRITTRHQGGGHKRAYRVIDFRRDKDGVPAKVAHIEYDPNRTARIALLHYLDGEKRYILAPVKLRQGDTVSSGVGADIKPGNALPLRNIPTGTVVHAIELRPGGGAKIARSAGTSVQLVAKDGPYAQLRMPSGEIRNVDVRCRATVGEVGNAEQSNINWGKAGRMRWKGRRPTVRGVAMNPVDHPHGGGEGKTSGGRHPVNPKGRPEGRTRATRKSSDALIVRRRKQNRRR
- the rpsS gene encoding 30S ribosomal protein S19; this translates as MPRSLKKGPFVDDHLLKKVDLQNSKGTKHVIKTWSRRSTVIPDMLGHTIAVHDGRKHVPVFITEGMVGHKLGEFAPTRTFRGHVKEDRRSRRG